GATTAACAAATTAATATGTTCAACGAGTTTCAAATAAAGATACCAATTCCAAGAGTTCAGTAATTTTATGATGCTTGACTCTGTTTACAAATGGTAATTGTTtgctaattaaaattaaaataaaaagatttcaGTATTTTGCAGCTAGCAGTGACTCAACGCTTCGCTTTTACACTGGAAAACAAATCCAACTTAACTTTTACCGGACCGGAATGGTTCTAAACCAAAAACATAGACCAGATAGGGTTACTGCTAAAAGGATGAAAGGAACGGACTGAGTTGTATTTTATTTGGGAAAAAGTTCAAGATCACCTAAGTCCATTTTTAGTATAAAAGATAATGCCATCTGGCTTTCCTTCacataaaaattaaataaaaaagaattgGTAAATGTTAATCAAACAAGTTATCAATTATAATCATAACCGTGCAATAATCCATAAGCTTTTACAGGTAGTATAGTTATCAAAGGAGGAAAGAGCCATCCAAATGATACAGAATGAGTCCATGAGAACGACATTCGGAAAATgtaagaaaatggaaacaaaagaTTCCAGGTCTATAAAAAAACAGAAAACTACTACTAGAAAAGAACGTCAAGCAAGAGTTATGTCGGTAAAGATTATGCTGATTCACACTAGCCTGAAGTTGTATTaaataagagaagaagaaaactgattaaaaaaaaaagaagctggTAAAATGTACACTTACTGCAACCATAACACTTTCATGAAATAACAATGGCGATATGAAGACCCAAAATATATCGTAGACAAATGCACAGGACAGAAGTACAGCAGCGACCTGTGAAAGGCAGGATATTAACAGGAGGATTAAAGATTAACATAATCCAGAAAATATCGCTTTTGTACCTTGATATTTGGTAATCGGGCTAGCTGTAAGACATTTATCATCAAACAAATACCCTGCCAATAAAAGAACAAATTCTTAAGTGGCTTTGCTCTACCCAATTACCTAAAGAATTCAAGAAAAAGAACAGTTTAATCATGAGTTTTGGCAATATGTCAAGGGTTAGAAAATTAGAACTGATGGTGACTATAACTCATTCTCATTCTACAGTTGACAACGAAAAAGAGAACTCACATACAGTTATGGGAGTAATAGAAATTGAAAGCATCTTAGCATAATAAAGAAGGGTTCCAAAACTTCATAGTTCAGAGCGCAAAATGTACATTTGCGTTTAAGGTTATTATATACAAAATGAGGGAGATGACGTTAGGCTTTTCTACGCACCGAGGTTTATTATGACCAATCAAGTTAGTTTGTACGAGTATCGTACAGCCGACTAATATGGATAAAAGCCCTAACGCGTTGGCAAAAGCATGAAATACGGACATACACGAATACAGAGTCAGTATGACCAATTGCAAAATAGATCCAAGTCTGTAGAGCAAATCATAGGGGATACCAGAGTGAACTTACAAGAAAATCTTGAAAGAACCACGAATATGATGCATGCCGGTGAACAACCCAAAAGATGGCAAATGCTAGACAGAGTGGAAATACCACAATAGATAGAACTGTAGCATCCCCAAATAGCGGTAGTTTGACGGTGTGATTACGGCAGTTTCTGGATACTCTTTAGCAGAATAAAAGAAtaataagaaaaggaaaaggaaaacaaaaatgcCATTGAAATGTGACGTGCTTAGAAACTATAAAAGGAGGCTCGTAATTACCTACCTTGAAATCAATGCTATTGCACAAGCAGTCATTCCCTGCAAATGGAACAAAGGAATGAGGAACAATGGAAACTCCATATAGTAACATTTAAATCAAAACATGACGAGAAAAAAATCTCAAGTGGAGCCAAAGGTCACTTTTCAGAATTATCCCAAATGCCTCATTCTCTCTCACGCCCATCATCTACAATATTTCCAACTTTACACTGAGCCAAAAGAATCATTTGGCGACCCAACCATTTCTCAGATAGATGTTGTCCTTGCTACTTGGAGGTACTACTTTTACATgtctcaaaagaagaaaaatttatcgggaaaaagaaaaataattgtaCTTGGGTACCCCCAATGCAGAAGAACAGGATCAGCAGCCAAACGAACCAAGACGACATAAAAAAGAATAGTACCACCAGAAAGGTTGATGCTACAATGATAAAACATACAGCACCCATTACACTTATATCTAGCACATCTTTCTCAGAGTCATCTTTAGCTGACCCAGCAATAGAAGAATCCTAGGaagccaaaaagaaaaaaagataagaaGGGTAATCCACAAATAAAGATTGCGTTCTGCTGTCTCATATTTGAGATGATATAGGAAAGTCTAGGGAAATTATGTGACTGTAATACTTTGGAATAACGGCAAGCAATTGAAGGGAAACAACCCACATGCAACAATAATTTCAAGTTGGGTTTATAATTttacttcttttcttttgtaaagaTGCTGGAATTGGATCCAGCATGGTGCTTTTGGAGCTATCTCCATATCAAGGCCATCCATGCATTTTCAATCTTATTTCATCCTTTACCCATCGGAACCGAGGGAAATGGTGATTTCATGCAACGGCTCCCCTCTTCCAATTAGACCACACATACCACACCTTATTTGTATAAAATGTCATTACGCAGCCATCAGCTACAGCATTCAAATATTATACATGTTTCCAGTTTATGCTCAACAAAACAAAAGATACACACAACAACACTTAAAGACACCATATATGCAACATCTTAATGAAACTTTTGCTTTATAGATATTTGGGCAAGTTAGATATTACAATTTGCAGGTTTCTAACAATGTTCAAAAAATTTAAGATTCCAAAAATGAGAAAGTTTTACATTATcgcaaaaaatgaaaaatcattcaattttttttttttttgatagatgaAGAATTTGGTGCTGACGAGTTCGGAAatcaggtaactggtatcatcacccaatgactttaccattgtACTGGTATTATTCAAAGTTTCCGAGGACAAATGAAGGATTTCTCTTATGGTTAGTGAGCCGATAGGGAGAAACTCTAAATAGACCTACAGCCTGGGTTGTGCCGATACCTGAAGATTATGTTGGTACCCGAATCGGATCCTCCGATACTTATCAAAAGCCTTAtcaaaattttattaatttatttcaaGTTTTTTCCTTTAATTATTCTAAAAGTCTCTTGCTTTTCACGTGCTTCTTACATGTGAAATGGAGAAACACTTTAAAAAAGAAAACGAAGGAGTTTACTCCCCTCATAAAGAGGGTTCAGAGAGGAAGTTCGAAGTTTGCTAGCAATGTGATGCTGAGATGTTGTGAGATAGAGGTGTACAAAGAGTGTTTTTAGAGGTGTACAAAGAGTGTTTTTGGGATTACATTGAATTTGTGTGCTTCTAATACATTATTGATTCATATAAAATTATATGTATGCCATATCCGCCGGGTATCCGTATCGGCCATTTTTGAAAATGCCGAATCGGATTCTAAGATATGAATCGATATCGACACCCGTACCGGTATCTATGCAACCCAGCCTACAGCATACGTGGACGAATACGGAGGTTTCATGTTTTGACTTCTATTATCCTTTTAGGTGTATACAGCTATGATTTCTAAGATAATTGAAAAAAGAATCTTGACTTTCATCAAAAATCTTGGTTCATACCAAGAATCATTCAAGAAGTTAATTTGCAGAGTATAGACCAAACGTCTGTTACCTGATAAGGATCACAATGCTGCTCACATGCAATATATTCTGACCAAATGGAAGCCAAAATAACACAACCAACAGCTATCATCCATAAGAACACAACTGAGACATCCACAACAGGACTAATTGGAGCGTATAATAACAGCtccactacaaaaaaaaaaaaaaacaatttgatATTAGATCATGACAATAACAAACATTATAAATGTGCAATGCCAATGACAAACATTATAAATGTGCAATGCGATATCAAGATCACAAAATGCAAATAGACATAAAAGTATTAGAGTAAGACGAACAACACTCTAAATGTAATCTTTATTCatagtgtgaagctcttgaaagaACGAAATTATACAAACATTTTGCGAATTCAGAGGGTACGTTCAGCCTTCAAATATTGTTACCTGGGATGGATAAGCatatcctccaaaacaggttaTAACTTGTTAGAAGTGAATTTAACATCAGGCAATCGTCGAGTAGAATGTACTCTCAGACAGGTCATTTTGCCCTTTGAACCGTGACGTCATCACGTCTTTACCATGTAATGGGCTGTGTACGATATTTCACAGCCCATGTTTTACTTGTTACCCTCCACAAAACTTAGATCAGAAAAACaaagaaccataatattgggcataccaaaaactttataggcatacaaagtcattttcctaaccaggatgtattgataaggggtgtctaatgggtATGCAATGACCTATACAcccttaaacacttcgaaaatattgatttataggctttaggttcggctgactcgtgctgatgagttatcagccgaacttccagctgtagactgaattctttcgatcttgttttgatcataacttcttcgtccaatgtcggaatgacctcattctttttgcgttatcttcgtattttcattctcttgaagatgaagatctacttgattttaatgtgttaaaatctacgattttcattatataagctgaaccattaacattttttattcctgaactctcaggaataggttcggcttacatctatgagccgaaccaacccattgatgaacagttcggcttacatctatgagccgaacctcacataaattttcttccagatcacacaggactaggttcggctcattatgatatttttaaacaagccgaactagttggttcggctcataacaataacactttcagcttgccgaactgttcattagttgtcaatatccaggtttcAGATCAAGTTTCAGCGCATAATTTAGGTGAGTTGTGAGCCAAACCTtggttcggcgcataatttagttgcgttgtgagccgaacctaaGTTCGGCGCacaatgttgttgttttttaagccgaacggttcttcaaattttcagcctgaaagtgtatatgaacagttaggctgatacgattttcattatataagccgaaccattaacattttttattccagaattctcaggaataggttcggctttctaagaaaattttatacaagccgaactagtgtctagcaaatgttcggcgcatacctaaacagtttcagctagccgaactgttcataaaggGATCGGTTCGGCTCATAAATGTAAGTCGAACCTTTTCATCCTCCAATGGTTTGGGAATCATTGGTATCGTTGATGTggattttcctaggttttttagatgatatatgaccctcctcatcctccattgaatcaagaattagaattttctcactttctccttctctttctctccttcttaaccaaaccaaaattttgattttttttcctcaaatttttcatctaaacaactcttataattctgaaaattattttaataactaaacaaaatatttaatcactaatcaagattattaacactaatacgtaaagggcagattttccattaaaaaaatttgggttaaagggttatctgattttgctatttcacaaccttttttgtcttcattcagtatgccttagaagattttggtatgcccaatattatggttcaaaACAGAAGAGTGGCGAAAAACAATAACCTTTCATTTTCAGCCCAAGCAAGCACAATTATGTTGAATACCCACTTCGTTGCTATCATACTTACAGGAATGTGCACGCTTAAGTTGCACAGTCCTGCAACCAGAAGTGATTCTATGAGATGATATTAGGTTTCCTCATTTTCTTTGTAGATAAGTAGTAACTTGTGGAAAAACAATATATTACGAGTTATCAATTATTAAGTGTGTACTGTTGCTGATTTGGTATGGGTACAAATTTAATTTACTAATGTCATGTTCTTTAACGCTCCAGTTGTTTTTACGAAAGTttattatctttcaagataccCTTAGGTAAGCAATTTCATTTTGATCGCAGTCTTACAGGAAAATAATAAGATGGAACTACTATAAGTTTGGCAAAAGACTCCAAACACGATGACTTTGAATATTTGGTGCTACAACAGCATAAGTAACAAAGTTTTGTATAACCGAGACTAAATAAGTAAAATAGAAGTCGGCAGGAAGGGCAATGCACAAAAGGTAGGCTTCCAAGTAGAGCAGATAGTTAGTTAAATTTGTGAATGTCAAAGAAATTCGTTTTTATGCCACGGGGAACTAAATACATGATTTACTAACAAAGCACATGAATCTAAGGGCTCACCTTTCCCTTTAGAGGCGATTGATTCTTTAATCTGTTTTCCTCCCGAGGCCGGGATCATCACAACAGGAATCATAATATTTACAGCATTCTCAGAACACATCATCTCGAAAATATCTGTAAGGGAAAAAGAAAGTTCAGAAGCACTTCAGAAACTATATGATGAGAAGGTCAGAAATTTACTAAAGAACCATCACCTAATGCTGGATTAAGCATCAGATTTGGATCAGACAGTAATGCTAAATATATGGCTACCTTCCTCGTCATTTATCACCAGTAAGCCAGCAGCATCCCCTGACTGTGAAACTTGTGCCTTCTCCATGAATTCACAATCTCCCCGTGCAGACAACGCAATGGAATTTGATAACTGGGAAGCAGACAGATTTGTTGAGATAAAGGACATACATCatctaaaatgaaataataattgaCGTAACTAACTTAATAACACTATTTGGCATAGAAAACGATTGCCTGCTGATCGAAATGAGGTTAAAGTATGTACGTTAAGTGTGAACTCTGTGACA
This DNA window, taken from Papaver somniferum cultivar HN1 chromosome 3, ASM357369v1, whole genome shotgun sequence, encodes the following:
- the LOC113355789 gene encoding signal peptide peptidase-like 2 isoform X3, which encodes MALSSTIINLLLYFLSFNFYSPFVVAVDENKTKPSFCHNQFQSVLVRNWVDGVEREYIEGLSGEFGSVLPMEEKKARRLPAVLSNPLNGCTLPSSKLSNSIALSARGDCEFMEKAQVSQSGDAAGLLVINDEEDIFEMMCSENAVNIMIPVVMIPASGGKQIKESIASKGKVELLLYAPISPVVDVSVVFLWMIAVGCVILASIWSEYIACEQHCDPYQGMTACAIALISRVSRNCRNHTVKLPLFGDATVLSIVVFPLCLAFAIFWVVHRHASYSWFFQDFLGICLMINVLQLARLPNIKVAAVLLSCAFVYDIFWVFISPLLFHESVMVAVARGKNSGGESIPMVLRLPKLIDPWGGYNMVGFGDVIFPGLLISFAFRYDRANNKGFKDGYFLWLTIGYGFGLFLTYVGLYLMNGHGQPALLYLVPCTLGTLVVLGKVRGELRMLWDYDENASLSRPPGGA
- the LOC113355789 gene encoding signal peptide peptidase-like 2 isoform X1; the protein is MALSSTIINLLLYFLSFNFYSPFVVAVDENKTKPSFCHNQFQSVLVRNWVDGVEREYIEGLSGEFGSVLPMEEKKARRLPAVLSNPLNGCTLPSSKLSNSIALSARGDCEFMEKAQVSQSGDAAGLLVINDEEDIFEMMCSENAVNIMIPVVMIPASGGKQIKESIASKGKVELLLYAPISPVVDVSVVFLWMIAVGCVILASIWSEYIACEQHCDPYQDSSIAGSAKDDSEKDVLDISVMGAVCFIIVASTFLVVLFFFMSSWFVWLLILFFCIGGTQGMTACAIALISRVSRNCRNHTVKLPLFGDATVLSIVVFPLCLAFAIFWVVHRHASYSWFFQDFLGICLMINVLQLARLPNIKVAAVLLSCAFVYDIFWVFISPLLFHESVMVAVARGKNSGGESIPMVLRLPKLIDPWGGYNMVGFGDVIFPGLLISFAFRYDRANNKGFKDGYFLWLTIGYGFGLFLTYVGLYLMNGHGQPALLYLVPCTLGTLVVLGKVRGELRMLWDYDENASLSRPPGGA
- the LOC113355789 gene encoding signal peptide peptidase-like 2 isoform X2; this encodes MALSSTIINLLLYFLSFNFYSPFVVAVDENKTKPSFCHNQFQSVLVRNWVDGVEREYIEGLSGEFGSVLPMEEKKARRLPAVLSNPLNGCTLPSSKLSNSIALSARGDCEFMEKAQVSQSGDAAGLLVINDEEDIFEMMCSENAVNIMIPVVMIPASGGKQIKESIASKGKVELLLYAPISPVVDVSVVFLWMIAVGCVILASIWSEYIACEQHCDPYQDSSIAGSAKDDSEKDVLDISVMGAVCFIIVASTFLVGMTACAIALISRVSRNCRNHTVKLPLFGDATVLSIVVFPLCLAFAIFWVVHRHASYSWFFQDFLGICLMINVLQLARLPNIKVAAVLLSCAFVYDIFWVFISPLLFHESVMVAVARGKNSGGESIPMVLRLPKLIDPWGGYNMVGFGDVIFPGLLISFAFRYDRANNKGFKDGYFLWLTIGYGFGLFLTYVGLYLMNGHGQPALLYLVPCTLGTLVVLGKVRGELRMLWDYDENASLSRPPGGA